The Nostoc sp. PCC 7524 nucleotide sequence GGTGAGTTTCCATCGTCAGCAACGCAGTGATAAATTAAAGCGATCGCGCTTAGATGAAATTCCTGGTTTGGGACACCATCGCCAAAAACTGCTATTGGGACATTTTCGCTCTGTTGACTATCTCAGACAAGCCACACCCGCACAAATAGCTGAAGTTCCAGGAATAGGGGCAAAGTTAGCTCAAATAATCTATGACTATTTTCATCCCGCTTGAAAAAGCTGAATTTACTTTCTTATTCAATCATTAATCTGCCTAAAATTTCATTCCATTTTTCTTTGTGAATTTTTTGTAATTCATTATCTGACTCTATCAATTGAGAGTATTCTTCAATAAAATCCGTGACAGACATAATTAATCTCAAATAGTATTTAATGGTTGGCATGATTCCATTAACAATTACTTGACATCCATGTTCAGTTGCAATTTCTTTAATCAGGTTATTAATTTTATCTGCTTCTGATTCTTTAACATCTTTTGAAGCAAAAATGTAATATCTACCAGGATTGTGTTGAATAATCTTCTCTTTAGCACGATAAACGATTTGCAAAGTTATTTCTTGACCATGTTTTACTTCTATAGCTTCAACAAGATGATTATTTTTATCAAAAATTTCAATATCTCCAGCCGTCCTAGAAGTTCTGTCAGAAGCTGTATGACTGCCTAATTTTCCGAGCGTACATGAACTATATCTGGATATTTCTCTAAGGAGAATTTTATAAACAGCATAAAAAGCAATAACAGGCAATTTTGAGCCACCAACAGTTTTATAGTCATAGTTGAAATGCTCATTTAAAGCATTGACTACAGTTTTTATATCTATTTTTTCAGGATTGGTTAATTTAATGATTTCAACTACATTATCATTCTTAGCTGATTTGATCAATTTTAGAAGTAATTTTAATACCTCTTCAGATTTTTCAGGATGTGTCTGCACAAAATCAATAATATTGAGAAATGCTGTTTTTAGAGACTTAGGGCTGATGTTGCCGTTATAATCGAATGTATAAGGATAAGGTTGTTCTAAAGAACGAGTTAACCAACCACTTTCTGCCATTGCAGGTAAGCCCAACTCTGTTAATGTGGGAGTAATGTATTTTGTATCTATACTTCTCCCTGAAAAACCACCAACCATTTCAGCTTGGTGATATCTAATATCCTGAGATGGATGTAGAATTTTATGTACTAAAAGAGTAATTAATACAGTATGAACTGCTTTCCTCGCAAAACATTTTTTAGCAATTTCGGCGACATAATTTTGATATGCTTCTGGTAATGTAATTTGATTAATTTCTAATTCAGATGTACTTTGGTAAATTTGTATAAGTTTTTCTCTATGATTCATTATTAGAGGTAGTTCAAGTTGAATGGGTTGCTTAAAATTATATTTTTCATGATCACTAATTATTTCATTGCCTGTGTCTAAATAAGAAAAAAACTGTTTCCTGATTTGATTTGCAAGTTCATACATCACTGGTATTGCGACAGAATTACCTATTTGCTTATAACACTCGGCTAAATTACTATGGGTTTTGAACTTATCAGGAAAACCCATAATTCTATAACACTCTCTAATCGTTAATTTCCGAACTGCATTTTCTTCTGGTATGTAAATAAAAAATCTACCGGAAGTTTCTTGAGAAGGGATTGTTGGATGTACGCCGTCTATAGAATATATTCTATTGGGTTGATGATGAACCCTGGATAAATGTTCTGTGTTTGGTCTAATACCTGTTTTCCAAATATTTTTATTACGATATCCTACAAAAATCAAACCAGACGCTTGTTGTTTCGGATTATCTATCATTGTGTACTCTTGAGGATTTAAGTATTCAAATTCTCCTGAAGTACATAAAAATTCTCTTAGGGTAGGGAATGGATAAATTTTCTTGAGAAGCCCAAAATCAAATTTTCTATTTTTCGTAGCTACAAATACTACTCTTTCTCTATTTTGTGGCAAGCCAAAATCCTTAGAGTTAATTATTTCGTAATTGACGGCATAACCTATATCTTCCAAAGAATATAATATTACTTCTAATGTTCTTCCTTGATCGTGATGTAAGATATGTTTAACATTTTCAAGTACAACAACAGGAGGATTGATATGTTCAATAATTTCACAAATATGAAAAAACAAAGTACCTCTAGTGTCGTGAAACCCTTTTCTTCGTCCACAAATACTAAAAGGTTGACAAGGAAACCCAGCCGTCAAAACATCAAAGTACGGTAAGTTTCTTATATCAATTTTGCTAATATCATATTCTGGTATATCTGCAAAATTATTAAAATAAACTTGTCGGCAAGCCTCGTTAATCTCACAGGAGAATACACATTCATATTGGGATTTTCCAAAAGCTAATCTAAAACCTCCAATTCCAGCAAATAAGTCAGCAAATTTTAGTTTTATTGCCTCCATAAAAATTATCAAAATATTGTTATAAATGTCTGGACGAAACATTATAACATAAGTTATTCAAAAAAAAATCAAGTTTTGATTGGAGGTTCTACTCAACTTAGATAATTCAAATTGTGGCTTTCTCTAGTTCTAAAATCATTTTTTCATCATTCGGTGATTTTCTGGTATGAGATAAATTGACTGATATCGCAACAATTCCTTCTGTTCTCATGCAGTAAATATGAAGCCTTGGGGGTTAATAAAGTCACACTAACTAAAATTTGATTATGGAATACTCCAGAAATTTAGCCTAGATTTTGTCCATAACAGCCAAAGACTATACAGACGTGAGTGTTTTACACAGCCAAAAAATCGGATACTACGCAATTCACAGCGCGATTTTTCTGTCATAAGTAATGATCTGATTTGAACCTTTGCACTGTGAAATGCAATTATCAACTACGCTCTGTTGACTATCTCAGACAAGCCACACCCGCACAAATAGCTGAAGTTCCAGGAATAGGGGCAAAGTTAGCTCAAATAATCTATGACTATTTTCATCCCTCGGATAGATGACAAACTAACTAATATTGACAGCTTAAAAAAAGTTATTGGTAATAGATCAATGCAAAACTTATTATTAACTAACATAACCAATCCTGGGAATCACTATTATTGGAAGTTTTCGTGAAATTAACTTTATACAGTTTAATTTTGTAAAATATTAACCAAACCTTAAGAAAGAAATTTTTGTTACTTAAGCTACAGTAATTACCTGCTTTTGACATTTGAATACAAAGATAGCTTTGTCGTTTTTGAAAATGACGGTTAATAACCTTGTCTCAAGGGCTTATCTATTGGGATCAATCAAAATATAAGCACTATAGACTCAAATATTAGTTTTATATCTCCAGTAAGATGGTAGTTTCTCATGAACATTAAGATAATAGAGAAGAATATTACATAAATTTCAAATCTAAAATCTTGTTTAAAGTAAACAGCTATACCTTTAGCTGTTGTTATTTTTCTCTATTACCAGAATATTTTTTGGGGCTACATTTAGCAATTCTTTTTCAATCAAGATAATTACAACCGGGGTCAAAGCAATGGTACATAAAATTTACTGCCCAAACTGTGGCAGTGAAGCTGAACGTCACTATATTTCCGATAGTCAATTAACTAGAACACAGTGCCACAACTGCGATTATTTGATGATCAGCTGTACTCTGACAGGCCGAGTTATTGAAGCTTACGCCCCAGGTATTCATGCGGCTGGAATTCGTTTAAAAAGGTAGAGAGTCGGGAGTCGGGAGTCGGGAGTCGGGAGTCGGGAGGTGGGGGAGCAGGGGAGGATGAGGGGGATGAGGGAGTGAGGGTAGACAAGGTAAACAAGGTAAACAAGGTAGACAAGGTAGAATTTTTACCCAGTCCCCAATCCCCAGTCCCCAATCTCCAATCTCCAATCCCTCGCTACTTACCAGTCGTTTGATTGGTTCTCAATTGCCCACAGGCTGCATCAGCTTCTAAACCGCGAGAGTAGCGCACACTAACAGCGATTTGTTGTTGTTGAAGAACTTTGAGAAAAGCTTGAATGCGATCGCGGTTAGGGCGTTTATAGTCAACTTCTTCGATGGGATTGTAGGGAATTAAATTTACATGACTTTGAAATCCCCTGAGACGCTTTGCTAGTTCTAAGGCGTGTTCTGGTAAATCATTCACACCAGCTAGCAAGATATATTCAAAAGAAATGCGCCTGCCAGTGATAGCTACATATTCCCGACATTCAGTCAGCAAGTCTTCGATAGGATAGGGGCGGGCGCTGGGAATAATTTGTTCGCGCAGGGCTTGGTTGGGAGCGTGGAGACTCACAGCCAGGGTAACTTGCAAATGTTCTTGGGCTAACTCACGGATGCGATCGCGAATTCCGACAGTAGAAACAGTGAGCGATCGTTGTCCAATCCCGACATCTTGATTCAAAGATTTAATTGCAGCTAAGACATTCTCTGTATTTAACAACGGTTCACCCATACCCATGAAGACTACATGACTCACCCGTTGTTGAAAATCTTCTTGGACAGTTAAGACTTGATCAACAATTTCATGTCTGTCTAAGTTGCGTTTGTAGCCACCTTTACCAGTAGCGCAGAAATCACACGCCATTGGACAACCCACCTGGGTAGACACGCAGACAGTTAACCGCTTTTCTGTAGGAATACCAACTGTTTCTACAATCTGCCCGTCTGCGAGTTGCAAAAGATACTTCACCGCGTCATCTGGTGCCACAGCCCGGTAGTGAATTTGAGAACGTCCAATGGGAAAATCTGCAACAGTGGCACGCCATTGTTTAGGGAAGACAGAAATATCAGCTAGCGATCGCACTCCCTTGTGATAAATCCAGTCATGGAGTTGCTTACCTCTATAAGCAGGTTGTCCTTGCTGTTGCACCCAAGCCGTTAACTCCGTCACCGAAGCGCCAAGTAGGGGAGTTAAGGTTGTTGTGTCTGGTAGGGGTGAGTTGAGTGGAGAAACAAGAGGCGTAGCAGACATAGAAAATCACAATGTGGATGCTGAATCTCTATCGTACAACTTTCAAATCAAGTTGGTGAAAATGGGGATTGGGGACTGGGGATTGGGGACTGGGGACTGGGGACTGGGTAAAAATTCTACCTTGTCTCCCCTCACTCCCACCCTACGGGAAGCAAGCTACATCTCCCCTCACTCCCACCCTACGGGAAGCAAGCTACATCTCCCCTCACTTCCTCATCCTCCCCTGCTCCTCTGCTCCCCTGCTCCCCCTACACCCCTACTACTACTTCACTCTTACTAGCCATAACTGTTTTCACATGATCAGCTAGGCGAATGGCTAAAGCTACAATAGTAAGTGTGGGGTTAGCATAACCGCCGGTGGGAAAAACAGAACTACTGGCGATGAATAGATTAGAAACGCCGTGAACTTGACAATTGCGATCTACAACACCCTGTTTTGGATCATCATTCATGCGTGTTGTTCCCATGTGATGATGTAAACCAGGATGGACTAATTTTGGTAAATCGCCATCTCGTGCAATTTGTAAATCACCGATACCAGCTAGGGCAAATTCTTGTTTTAAAATTTCCTGGGTTCTCTTGATGTGTTCAATATCAATATCACTCCAACGCCAGTGTAACTTAACTCGCTGACGACCAAGAGCATCGCGATCGCCTATGAGTGTGATCCGATTTTCTGGATCAGGTACTTGTTCAACTAATTGCAATAGTTCAAACCCCACAAATCGCTTTTCCTTCCCTGGAATATACGACCAACCACCCCAAGGTAAACTGGGAATAAAAGGTTGCTGCTTAGTCATTGCCCCGTAAGCAGCAGGTAAGATATAGTCAAGACCCATCAATACATTTCCTAAATGTTGGAAAATATTTTTACGGACTTGTGGATCATACATAGATGACAACAATGTTTTTAGTGAATTTGCTGCTTTTAACTGATATGGTTTAGGAATTGGCAATAGTAATGTACTAATATTTAGTAATTGTTCACGGTGCATAACATCTTCTGATAGACCCAACTTACCCATAACAGGGATGTTATTAACTCGCCGCAAATCATATAAAGCTGTTTTCTTAAAAATATCTGAATTAGTAGGAATCAAATGACCACATTTAACTAGAGAATGATCCATAAAGAATCTACCTACTAGATCATTTTGATTACCTAA carries:
- a CDS encoding DNA cytosine methyltransferase, with translation MEAIKLKFADLFAGIGGFRLAFGKSQYECVFSCEINEACRQVYFNNFADIPEYDISKIDIRNLPYFDVLTAGFPCQPFSICGRRKGFHDTRGTLFFHICEIIEHINPPVVVLENVKHILHHDQGRTLEVILYSLEDIGYAVNYEIINSKDFGLPQNRERVVFVATKNRKFDFGLLKKIYPFPTLREFLCTSGEFEYLNPQEYTMIDNPKQQASGLIFVGYRNKNIWKTGIRPNTEHLSRVHHQPNRIYSIDGVHPTIPSQETSGRFFIYIPEENAVRKLTIRECYRIMGFPDKFKTHSNLAECYKQIGNSVAIPVMYELANQIRKQFFSYLDTGNEIISDHEKYNFKQPIQLELPLIMNHREKLIQIYQSTSELEINQITLPEAYQNYVAEIAKKCFARKAVHTVLITLLVHKILHPSQDIRYHQAEMVGGFSGRSIDTKYITPTLTELGLPAMAESGWLTRSLEQPYPYTFDYNGNISPKSLKTAFLNIIDFVQTHPEKSEEVLKLLLKLIKSAKNDNVVEIIKLTNPEKIDIKTVVNALNEHFNYDYKTVGGSKLPVIAFYAVYKILLREISRYSSCTLGKLGSHTASDRTSRTAGDIEIFDKNNHLVEAIEVKHGQEITLQIVYRAKEKIIQHNPGRYYIFASKDVKESEADKINNLIKEIATEHGCQVIVNGIMPTIKYYLRLIMSVTDFIEEYSQLIESDNELQKIHKEKWNEILGRLMIE
- a CDS encoding FAD-dependent oxidoreductase, translating into MLIDARILPQNETIETEVCIVGAGPAGITLARELAGTDFRVCLLESGGLDFDQNTQSLAQGESVNNLFDNLEYQRCLQFGGTANYWKVRIGNNEIGVRHVPLDKIDFEKRDWLPYSGWPLDKSHLNHFYERAQAVCGLGAFAYDAATWEDAETPQLPLSSNITTTMFQFGPRAVFTHEYREVIKQAGNITTYLNANLMEIETDATAKNVTRLRVACLSGNEFWVRAKVVILATGGIETARLLLLSNKVQKTGLGNQNDLVGRFFMDHSLVKCGHLIPTNSDIFKKTALYDLRRVNNIPVMGKLGLSEDVMHREQLLNISTLLLPIPKPYQLKAANSLKTLLSSMYDPQVRKNIFQHLGNVLMGLDYILPAAYGAMTKQQPFIPSLPWGGWSYIPGKEKRFVGFELLQLVEQVPDPENRITLIGDRDALGRQRVKLHWRWSDIDIEHIKRTQEILKQEFALAGIGDLQIARDGDLPKLVHPGLHHHMGTTRMNDDPKQGVVDRNCQVHGVSNLFIASSSVFPTGGYANPTLTIVALAIRLADHVKTVMASKSEVVVGV
- the rlmN gene encoding 23S rRNA (adenine(2503)-C(2))-methyltransferase RlmN, which gives rise to MSATPLVSPLNSPLPDTTTLTPLLGASVTELTAWVQQQGQPAYRGKQLHDWIYHKGVRSLADISVFPKQWRATVADFPIGRSQIHYRAVAPDDAVKYLLQLADGQIVETVGIPTEKRLTVCVSTQVGCPMACDFCATGKGGYKRNLDRHEIVDQVLTVQEDFQQRVSHVVFMGMGEPLLNTENVLAAIKSLNQDVGIGQRSLTVSTVGIRDRIRELAQEHLQVTLAVSLHAPNQALREQIIPSARPYPIEDLLTECREYVAITGRRISFEYILLAGVNDLPEHALELAKRLRGFQSHVNLIPYNPIEEVDYKRPNRDRIQAFLKVLQQQQIAVSVRYSRGLEADAACGQLRTNQTTGK